One Cotesia glomerata isolate CgM1 linkage group LG8, MPM_Cglom_v2.3, whole genome shotgun sequence genomic window carries:
- the LOC123270661 gene encoding myosin-IIIa isoform X2: MDIIEMGNPSNSKIYGGLSQHIDFNSLPDPSERFQLQDLIGEGTYGEVYAAFDKETDKQVAVKILENIADNIEEIEEEYLILRDLGFHPNLPLFYGLYFKKSDSSDNQDQLWFVIELCTGGSVTDLVQGLKKRGSRLTDNQIAYIIKEIVEALIYMHNNNCMHRDVKGHNILLTEDGNIKLIDFGVSTHLNTDISRKNTSVGTPYWMAPEVIACEQQLDLTYDCRCDIWSVGITAIELAEGEPPLSELHPMRALFQIPRNPPPSLKNPDIYSPELSDFITECLVKDLEHRPYATELKQHPLLNDIDFMIPQIKLELVEEIKLEKSSSVLNRRIESTTKHGKLKVNRKAPPKKIYFDDLAALDSFTEEIIVEQLEERFKQGQIYTYIGDILVAVNPYINLGLYTGIEQRRYRGQARSDNPPHIFAVADAAYQALLHQRINQSIIISGESGAGKTESANLLLKQLVYLSKAPNRNIEEQILEVNPIMEAFGNAATGINKNSSRFGKYLELTITKGGKVTGARIAVYLLEQSRVVLQSNGESNFHIFYYIIQGLNAEEKLDEYHLCSKNLYKYLTCNENHDNTQSIFVDKFNQINKSFKVIGFHEDQVNTVYRVLAAILNLGNIEFKEQDSEDNNDDDNNKCTADIEPLNSVADLLGVESQDLLETFTSISVVTRGETIVRNNTINEAQTIRDGMAKGLYGRLFDWIVNQINDCISFNRSLNKNYEPLTIGLLDIFGFENFSKNSFEQLCINIANEQIQYYFNQHIFTWEQQEYIAEGIPIDVIEFYDNRPVLDMLLSRPIGLLALLDEETRFPGANDKSLIEKFHNNIKSQFYIRPKSDALCFAVNHFSGRVVYQADGFLDKNRNFLSPEVVQLIRQSQFDMIRFLFQCPITKTGNLYSTTTMTKRIFNNEDDRNYLSTRDKYPNRISVLASQSRVQQTVSTYFRYSLMDLLQKMVSGTPQFVRCIKPNDLSSPQLFDNEKVIKQLRYTGVLETIRIRQNGFSHRISFADFLKRYCFLAFGWDETVLANRDNCRLLLIRLKIDGWALGKTKVFLKYYHVEFLSKMYEEQLKRIVMVQACIRRWLAKIHYRKEKWQLACSVVTLQRHIRGWLLRKRLTEAVISSESQHLDSRVSTPIHQAENLAKTIQPLRDSDENIDTDLSKINQDNAAVIIQSNFRGYTIRKKFGSELEQKFKEILNKYDKKSEAREALINEGVSKEDAILIVHRWYKREVYNQRKSIIDPIHSKLRQAELIQFSQNIHMKNQQIHKYLRRNKPGLRLAEIEQLPEDYERPDGFKIVEKIMEYRDDSQLGNDDDDTVKYYRNLKDEMSRYSHRKWFGIRRRRSWLGLTADTAGK, from the exons ATGGATATTATCG AAATGGGGAATCCAtctaatagtaaaatttacggTGGTTTAAGTCAacatattgattttaattcattGCCCGATCCGAGTGAACGTTTTCAATTGCAAGATTTAATTGGTGAAGGAACTTACGGAGAAGTTTATGCAGCTTTTGATAAAGAAACAGATAAGCAAGTTGCTgttaaaatattagaaaatatcGCTGATAATATTGAAGAAATAGaagaagaatatttaatattacgtGATTTGGGTTTTCATCCAAATCTTCCATTATTTTATggtttgtattttaaaaaaagtgacTCGTCAGACAATCAAGATCAATTGTGGTTTGTTATAGAG ctttgtACTGGAGGATCAGTGACGGATCTTGTACAGGGACTTAAAAAACGCGGAAGCCGTTTAACTGATAACCAAATAGcatatataataaaagaaattgtaGAAGCacttatatatatgcataataataattgcatGCATCGAGATGTTAAAGGTCACAATATATTGTTAACTGAAGAtggtaatattaaattaattgattttggTGTGTCAACACACCTCAATACAGATATTTCTAGAAAAAATACTTCTGTTGGTACACCATACTGGATGGCACCAGag GTCATTGCTTGTGAACAACAATTGGATTTAACATATGATTGCCGTTGTGATATATGGTCAGTTGGTATAACAGCAATTGAATTAGCAGAGGGTGAACCACCTTTATCAGAATTACACCCAATGCGTGCATTATTTCAAATTCCACGTAACCCACCTCCAAGTTTAAAAAACCCAGATATTTATTCCCCAGAATTGTCTGATTTTATAACTGAATGCTTAGTTAAAGACCTTGAACACCGTCCGTATGCAACAGAGTTAAAGCAACATCCCCTGTTGAACGATATTGATTTTATGATTCcgcaaataaaattagaacTCGTTGAAGagataaaattagaaaaatcatCATCAGTATTGAACCGTCGTATTGAATCAACAACAAAGCAcggaaaattaaaagtaaatcgTAAAGCACCACCGAAAAAAATCTACTTTGATGATTTAGCAGCACTGGATTCATTTACTGAAGAGATAATTGTCGAACAATTGGAGGAGAGATTTAAACAGGGTCaaatttatacttatattGGCGATATATTAGTCGCTGTAAATCCTTATATTAATCTCGGACTGTACACAGGAATAGAACAACGTCGCTATCGTGGACAAGCTAGATCAGATAATCCGCCTCATATATTCGCAGTAGCTGATGCAGCTTACCAAGCTTTGCTTCATCAGCGAATTAACCagtcaataataataagcggAGAATCTGGAGCTGGTAAAACAGAAAGTGctaatttattacttaaacAATTGGTTTATTTAAGCAAAGCACCCAATCGTAATATTGAAGAGCAGATACTTGAAGTTAATCCAATTATGGAAGCTTTTGGCAATGCAGCAACTGGcattaacaaaaattcatctagatttggtaaatatttagaaTTAACGATAACTAAAGGCGGTAAAGTTACTGGAGCACGAATTGCTGTTTATCTACTTGAACAATCTCGGGTTGTTTTGCAGTCAAATGGTGAAagtaattttcatattttttattatattatccaGGGATTAAATGCTGAAGAAAAATTAGATGAATATCATCtatgttccaaaaatttgtataaatatttaacttgcaATGAAAATCATGACAATACTCAATCaatttttgttgataaatttaatcaaataaacaaAAGCTTTAAAGTAATTGGGTTTCATGAAGATCAAGTGAATACAGTTTACAGAGTACTGGctgcaattttaaatttaggaAATATTGAATTCAAAGAACAAGATTCTGAAGACAATAATGATGACGacaataataaatgtactGCTGATATTGAACCATTAAACAGTGTTGCTGATTTATTAGGAGTTGAATCTCAAGATCTATTAGAAACATTTACGTCAATATCTGTTGTAACACGTGGAGAAACAATAGTACGCAATAATACTATCAACGAAGCACAAACAATTCGTGATGGGATGGCTAAAGGATTATACGGACGGTTATTCGATTGGAttgttaatcaaataaatgatTGCATTAGCTTTAACcgtagtttaaataaaaactatgaACCATTAACAATAGGGCTGTTGGATATTTTTGGGTTTGAAAACTTTTCCAAGAATTCGTTTGAACAATTGTGTATAAATATCGCTAATGAGCAGATACAATATTACTTTAACCAGCATATTTTTACTTGGGAGCAACAAGAGTATATTGCGGAAGGAATACCAATTGATGTAATTGAATTCTATGACAATCGTCCGGTACTAGATATGTTATTGAGCAGACCAATTGGATTATTGGCGTTGTTAGATGAAGAAACCCGCTTTCCAGGAGCTAATGACAAATCACTAATTGAAAAGTTTCACAATAATATCAAATCACAATTTTACATCCGTCCAAAATCAGACGCTCTCTGTTTTGCAGTTAATCATTTTTCTGGACGAGTTGTGTATCAAGCTGATGGATTTCTGGATAAAAATCGCAACTTTTTGTCCCCTGAAGTTGTTCAACTAATCAGACAATCGCAATTTGATatgataagatttttatttcagtgtCCTATTACCAAAACAGGCAATTTGTATTCAACTACAACAATGACGAAGCGTATTTTCAATAATGAAGAtgatagaaattatttaagcaCACGTGATAAATATCCTAATCGAATTAGTGTATTAGCATCGCAATCGCGAGTTCAACAAACAGTCTCGACTTATTTTAGGTACTCATTAATGGACTTGTTGCAAAAAATGGTGAGTGGTACTCCGCAATTTGTGCGTTGCATCAAACCAAATGACCTATCAAGCCCCCAATTGTTTGATaatgaaaaagttattaaacaattacgTTACACTGGAGTGCTTGAAACAATTCGAATAAGACAAAATGGATTTTCCCACCGGATATCATTCGCAGATTTTTTAAAACGCTATTGCTTTTTAGCATTTGGATGGGATGAAACAGTTCTTGCTAATCGCGATAATTGTAGATTGTTATTAATACGTCTTAAAATAGACGGTTGGGCTTTAGGTAAgacaaaagtatttttaaagtaCTATCACGTTGAATTTTTGTCTAAAATGTATGAAGAACAATTGAAGAGAATAGTTATGGTGCAAGCTTGTATAAGAAGATGGTTGGCTAAAATTCATTATAGAAAAGAAAAATGGCAATTGGCGTGCTCTGTTGTTACATTGCAGCGGCATATAAGAGGGTGGTTGTTGAGAAAACGCTTAACTGAAGCTGTTATATCAAGCGAAAGTCAACATCTAGATAGTCGTGTTAGTACGCCTATTCATCAAGCTGAAAATTTAGCTAAGACTATTCAACCTTTAAGAGATAGTGATGAAAATATTGACACAgatttgtcaaaaattaatcaggATAATGCTGCTGTTATTATTCAAAGTA actTCCGAGGATACACcatcagaaaaaaattcgGGTCGGAGCTTGAAcagaaatttaaagaaatattgaataaatatgataaaaaatcggAGGCACGAGAAGCATTAATTAATGAAGGAGTCAGTAAAGAAGATgctattttaattgttcatagATGGTACAAGCGTGAAGTTTATAATCAAAGAAAATCAATTATCGATCCTATTCATTCTAAATTAAGACAAGCTGAGCTCATTCAATTTTCacaaaat attcATATGAAGAATCAacaaattcataaatatttacggCGCAATAAACCGGGATTACGATTAGCTGAAATAGAACAGCTACCTGAAGATTATGAGCGACCTGATGGATTTAAAATAGTTGAAAAGATAATGGAGTATCGTGATGATAGTCAACTAGGAAATGACGACGATGATACTGttaaatattatagaaatttaaaagatGAAATGAGCAg atattcaCATCGAAAGTGGTTCGGAATTCGAAGAAGACGAAGCTGGTTGGGACTCACCGCTGATACAGCTGGAAAATGA
- the LOC123270661 gene encoding myosin-IIIb isoform X1, which yields MDIIEMGNPSNSKIYGGLSQHIDFNSLPDPSERFQLQDLIGEGTYGEVYAAFDKETDKQVAVKILENIADNIEEIEEEYLILRDLGFHPNLPLFYGLYFKKSDSSDNQDQLWFVIELCTGGSVTDLVQGLKKRGSRLTDNQIAYIIKEIVEALIYMHNNNCMHRDVKGHNILLTEDGNIKLIDFGVSTHLNTDISRKNTSVGTPYWMAPEVIACEQQLDLTYDCRCDIWSVGITAIELAEGEPPLSELHPMRALFQIPRNPPPSLKNPDIYSPELSDFITECLVKDLEHRPYATELKQHPLLNDIDFMIPQIKLELVEEIKLEKSSSVLNRRIESTTKHGKLKVNRKAPPKKIYFDDLAALDSFTEEIIVEQLEERFKQGQIYTYIGDILVAVNPYINLGLYTGIEQRRYRGQARSDNPPHIFAVADAAYQALLHQRINQSIIISGESGAGKTESANLLLKQLVYLSKAPNRNIEEQILEVNPIMEAFGNAATGINKNSSRFGKYLELTITKGGKVTGARIAVYLLEQSRVVLQSNGESNFHIFYYIIQGLNAEEKLDEYHLCSKNLYKYLTCNENHDNTQSIFVDKFNQINKSFKVIGFHEDQVNTVYRVLAAILNLGNIEFKEQDSEDNNDDDNNKCTADIEPLNSVADLLGVESQDLLETFTSISVVTRGETIVRNNTINEAQTIRDGMAKGLYGRLFDWIVNQINDCISFNRSLNKNYEPLTIGLLDIFGFENFSKNSFEQLCINIANEQIQYYFNQHIFTWEQQEYIAEGIPIDVIEFYDNRPVLDMLLSRPIGLLALLDEETRFPGANDKSLIEKFHNNIKSQFYIRPKSDALCFAVNHFSGRVVYQADGFLDKNRNFLSPEVVQLIRQSQFDMIRFLFQCPITKTGNLYSTTTMTKRIFNNEDDRNYLSTRDKYPNRISVLASQSRVQQTVSTYFRYSLMDLLQKMVSGTPQFVRCIKPNDLSSPQLFDNEKVIKQLRYTGVLETIRIRQNGFSHRISFADFLKRYCFLAFGWDETVLANRDNCRLLLIRLKIDGWALGKTKVFLKYYHVEFLSKMYEEQLKRIVMVQACIRRWLAKIHYRKEKWQLACSVVTLQRHIRGWLLRKRLTEAVISSESQHLDSRVSTPIHQAENLAKTIQPLRDSDENIDTDLSKINQDNAAVIIQSNFRGYTIRKKFGSELEQKFKEILNKYDKKSEAREALINEGVSKEDAILIVHRWYKREVYNQRKSIIDPIHSKLRQAELIQFSQNIHMKNQQIHKYLRRNKPGLRLAEIEQLPEDYERPDGFKIVEKIMEYRDDSQLGNDDDDTVKYYRNLKDEMSSGSEFEEDEAGWDSPLIQLENDLHPTSSRPAQVLEMKSEREDRIKSQGDYAIAPEQQLSDIWHKALRQPPLTIGNSGNSIRGIMKNFQYND from the exons ATGGATATTATCG AAATGGGGAATCCAtctaatagtaaaatttacggTGGTTTAAGTCAacatattgattttaattcattGCCCGATCCGAGTGAACGTTTTCAATTGCAAGATTTAATTGGTGAAGGAACTTACGGAGAAGTTTATGCAGCTTTTGATAAAGAAACAGATAAGCAAGTTGCTgttaaaatattagaaaatatcGCTGATAATATTGAAGAAATAGaagaagaatatttaatattacgtGATTTGGGTTTTCATCCAAATCTTCCATTATTTTATggtttgtattttaaaaaaagtgacTCGTCAGACAATCAAGATCAATTGTGGTTTGTTATAGAG ctttgtACTGGAGGATCAGTGACGGATCTTGTACAGGGACTTAAAAAACGCGGAAGCCGTTTAACTGATAACCAAATAGcatatataataaaagaaattgtaGAAGCacttatatatatgcataataataattgcatGCATCGAGATGTTAAAGGTCACAATATATTGTTAACTGAAGAtggtaatattaaattaattgattttggTGTGTCAACACACCTCAATACAGATATTTCTAGAAAAAATACTTCTGTTGGTACACCATACTGGATGGCACCAGag GTCATTGCTTGTGAACAACAATTGGATTTAACATATGATTGCCGTTGTGATATATGGTCAGTTGGTATAACAGCAATTGAATTAGCAGAGGGTGAACCACCTTTATCAGAATTACACCCAATGCGTGCATTATTTCAAATTCCACGTAACCCACCTCCAAGTTTAAAAAACCCAGATATTTATTCCCCAGAATTGTCTGATTTTATAACTGAATGCTTAGTTAAAGACCTTGAACACCGTCCGTATGCAACAGAGTTAAAGCAACATCCCCTGTTGAACGATATTGATTTTATGATTCcgcaaataaaattagaacTCGTTGAAGagataaaattagaaaaatcatCATCAGTATTGAACCGTCGTATTGAATCAACAACAAAGCAcggaaaattaaaagtaaatcgTAAAGCACCACCGAAAAAAATCTACTTTGATGATTTAGCAGCACTGGATTCATTTACTGAAGAGATAATTGTCGAACAATTGGAGGAGAGATTTAAACAGGGTCaaatttatacttatattGGCGATATATTAGTCGCTGTAAATCCTTATATTAATCTCGGACTGTACACAGGAATAGAACAACGTCGCTATCGTGGACAAGCTAGATCAGATAATCCGCCTCATATATTCGCAGTAGCTGATGCAGCTTACCAAGCTTTGCTTCATCAGCGAATTAACCagtcaataataataagcggAGAATCTGGAGCTGGTAAAACAGAAAGTGctaatttattacttaaacAATTGGTTTATTTAAGCAAAGCACCCAATCGTAATATTGAAGAGCAGATACTTGAAGTTAATCCAATTATGGAAGCTTTTGGCAATGCAGCAACTGGcattaacaaaaattcatctagatttggtaaatatttagaaTTAACGATAACTAAAGGCGGTAAAGTTACTGGAGCACGAATTGCTGTTTATCTACTTGAACAATCTCGGGTTGTTTTGCAGTCAAATGGTGAAagtaattttcatattttttattatattatccaGGGATTAAATGCTGAAGAAAAATTAGATGAATATCATCtatgttccaaaaatttgtataaatatttaacttgcaATGAAAATCATGACAATACTCAATCaatttttgttgataaatttaatcaaataaacaaAAGCTTTAAAGTAATTGGGTTTCATGAAGATCAAGTGAATACAGTTTACAGAGTACTGGctgcaattttaaatttaggaAATATTGAATTCAAAGAACAAGATTCTGAAGACAATAATGATGACGacaataataaatgtactGCTGATATTGAACCATTAAACAGTGTTGCTGATTTATTAGGAGTTGAATCTCAAGATCTATTAGAAACATTTACGTCAATATCTGTTGTAACACGTGGAGAAACAATAGTACGCAATAATACTATCAACGAAGCACAAACAATTCGTGATGGGATGGCTAAAGGATTATACGGACGGTTATTCGATTGGAttgttaatcaaataaatgatTGCATTAGCTTTAACcgtagtttaaataaaaactatgaACCATTAACAATAGGGCTGTTGGATATTTTTGGGTTTGAAAACTTTTCCAAGAATTCGTTTGAACAATTGTGTATAAATATCGCTAATGAGCAGATACAATATTACTTTAACCAGCATATTTTTACTTGGGAGCAACAAGAGTATATTGCGGAAGGAATACCAATTGATGTAATTGAATTCTATGACAATCGTCCGGTACTAGATATGTTATTGAGCAGACCAATTGGATTATTGGCGTTGTTAGATGAAGAAACCCGCTTTCCAGGAGCTAATGACAAATCACTAATTGAAAAGTTTCACAATAATATCAAATCACAATTTTACATCCGTCCAAAATCAGACGCTCTCTGTTTTGCAGTTAATCATTTTTCTGGACGAGTTGTGTATCAAGCTGATGGATTTCTGGATAAAAATCGCAACTTTTTGTCCCCTGAAGTTGTTCAACTAATCAGACAATCGCAATTTGATatgataagatttttatttcagtgtCCTATTACCAAAACAGGCAATTTGTATTCAACTACAACAATGACGAAGCGTATTTTCAATAATGAAGAtgatagaaattatttaagcaCACGTGATAAATATCCTAATCGAATTAGTGTATTAGCATCGCAATCGCGAGTTCAACAAACAGTCTCGACTTATTTTAGGTACTCATTAATGGACTTGTTGCAAAAAATGGTGAGTGGTACTCCGCAATTTGTGCGTTGCATCAAACCAAATGACCTATCAAGCCCCCAATTGTTTGATaatgaaaaagttattaaacaattacgTTACACTGGAGTGCTTGAAACAATTCGAATAAGACAAAATGGATTTTCCCACCGGATATCATTCGCAGATTTTTTAAAACGCTATTGCTTTTTAGCATTTGGATGGGATGAAACAGTTCTTGCTAATCGCGATAATTGTAGATTGTTATTAATACGTCTTAAAATAGACGGTTGGGCTTTAGGTAAgacaaaagtatttttaaagtaCTATCACGTTGAATTTTTGTCTAAAATGTATGAAGAACAATTGAAGAGAATAGTTATGGTGCAAGCTTGTATAAGAAGATGGTTGGCTAAAATTCATTATAGAAAAGAAAAATGGCAATTGGCGTGCTCTGTTGTTACATTGCAGCGGCATATAAGAGGGTGGTTGTTGAGAAAACGCTTAACTGAAGCTGTTATATCAAGCGAAAGTCAACATCTAGATAGTCGTGTTAGTACGCCTATTCATCAAGCTGAAAATTTAGCTAAGACTATTCAACCTTTAAGAGATAGTGATGAAAATATTGACACAgatttgtcaaaaattaatcaggATAATGCTGCTGTTATTATTCAAAGTA actTCCGAGGATACACcatcagaaaaaaattcgGGTCGGAGCTTGAAcagaaatttaaagaaatattgaataaatatgataaaaaatcggAGGCACGAGAAGCATTAATTAATGAAGGAGTCAGTAAAGAAGATgctattttaattgttcatagATGGTACAAGCGTGAAGTTTATAATCAAAGAAAATCAATTATCGATCCTATTCATTCTAAATTAAGACAAGCTGAGCTCATTCAATTTTCacaaaat attcATATGAAGAATCAacaaattcataaatatttacggCGCAATAAACCGGGATTACGATTAGCTGAAATAGAACAGCTACCTGAAGATTATGAGCGACCTGATGGATTTAAAATAGTTGAAAAGATAATGGAGTATCGTGATGATAGTCAACTAGGAAATGACGACGATGATACTGttaaatattatagaaatttaaaagatGAAATGAGCAg TGGTTCGGAATTCGAAGAAGACGAAGCTGGTTGGGACTCACCGCTGATACAGCTGGAAAATGACCTTCACCCTACATCGAG tcGCCCAGCTCAAGTCTTGGAAATGAAATCAGAACGAGAGGATCGGATAAAATCCCAAGGCGACTACGCGATAGCACCGGAACAACAGCTTTCCGATATTTGGCACAAAGCCCTGAGACAACCACCTCTGACAATAGGAAATTCTGGAAATTCTATAAG aggaataatgaaaaactttcag TACAACGATTAA
- the LOC123270665 gene encoding putative peptidyl-prolyl cis-trans isomerase dodo — MSNEELPKGWEKRLSRSTGQHYYLNVYTKESQWDVPTKPAQPCDNGDEPEEVQCSHILVKHANSRRPSSWRETNITRSKEEAIDLIKSYREQIVSGKATFSELASKYSDCSSAKRGGDLGPFGRGAMQKPFEQAAFALKVGELSTPVDTDSGIHLIERIA, encoded by the exons atgtcGAACGAAGAATTGCCAAAAGGATGGGAAAAGCGATTGAGCAGATCTACCG GTCagcattattatttaaatgtttatacAAAAGAAAGTCAATGGGACGTTCCAACTAAACCAGCACAGCCTTGCGACAATGGTGATGAACCCGAAGAGGTTCAGTGTTCTCATATTCTTGTAAAACATGCTAATTCAAGGCGGCCGTCTTCCTGGAGAGAAACAAATATTACAAGATCCAAGGAGGAAgctattgatttaattaaat caTACAGAGAACAAATAGTGTCTGGAAAAGCAACATTTAGTGAATTAGCATCAAAATACAGCGACTGCAGTTCTGCAAAACGTGGTGGCGACTTGGGTCCATTTGGACGTGGAGCTATGCAGAAACCATTTGAACAAGCGGCTTTTGCATTAAAAGTTGGCGAATTATCTACTCCAGTTGATACAGATAGTGGTATACATCTAATTGAAAGAATCGCTTAA
- the LOC123270667 gene encoding zinc finger protein 28 homolog → MEFCGAPGQLLDQLESVVSEEVIYGMETNFDYQGGLIGACEQVCEETVQTSDLSSSYILPHEMYTLDQDNYLNVQSTEEVNNFQENLHSCEVCGRRFSVKMNLESHMSVHENNQLQFCNFCGASFPLKSDLLNHLKTHASYSELEDRNNNPECDKKTTLKSREKSKVIKNCPECNNSFEESKFQDHICVLNISSGEKSDSELSEYNCEKCNKDFKNKTRLARHLLSHRKKMSCNICSLKFTNQHDLINHYSLHKKTSNGEKIFECKECGKIFASRSSQQIHARVHSGERPYGCNFCDRAFADGGTLRKHERIHTGEKPYVCLVCMRAFNQRVVLRDHVKSHHTNVDHKYAGTSKPYHCKICNNLFATSEEIHKDIVKHCDEDTQRRRKPPAGPRKYKKRTFKSEKDENYNSMEEKEQFKGEKKKRGRKSKLEMQLLTEDWKNTVFSKEETTSENNHKFRIFPGGEINRPRTKNVSRPVNDNFRFVPARFPDPKEEFEEISAAVESIKVKMEAFDRSDIQEDFGRRTRRKVKEEIY, encoded by the coding sequence atggagTTTTGTGGTGCACCGGGACAATTATTGGACCAATTAGAAAGTGTTGTTAGTGAAGAAGTGATCTACGGCATGGAGACAAATTTTGACTATCAAGGCGGGCTGATCGGCGCTTGCGAGCAAGTGTGCGAAGAGACTGTTCAAACAAGTGATTTGTCTTCATCGTACATCTTACCACATGAGATGTACACACTAGACCAggacaattatttaaacgttCAAAGCACTGAAGaagtgaataattttcaagaaaatttacactcGTGTGAAGTTTGCGGCAGAAGATTCAGTGTTAAAATGAATCTTGAAAGTCACATGTCAGTTCACGAAAATAACCAATTACAATTTTGCAATTTCTGCGGTGCTAGTTTTCCGTTAAAAAGCGACTtgttaaatcatttaaaaacacACGCGAGTTATTCTGAGTTAGAAGACCGTAATAATAATCCCGAGtgtgataaaaaaacaactttaaagtcaagagaaaaatctaaagtaattaaaaattgtcccGAGTGTAATAACAGTTTTGAAGAATCTAAATTTCAAGATCATATTTGTGTgctaaatatttcttcaggCGAAAAAAGTGACAGTGAATTGAGTGAATATAATTGTGAAAAGTgtaataaagattttaaaaacaaaacacGGCTGGCTAGACATTTGTTGTCGCACCGGAAAAAAATGAGCTGCAATATTTGCAGTCTGAAATTTACAAACCaacatgatttaataaatcattactCATTGCACAAGAAGACTAGTAATGGCGAGAAGATATTCGAGTGCAAAGAGTGCGGAAAAATATTTGCGAGCAGAAGTTCCCAGCAGATCCACGCGAGAGTTCACTCCGGAGAGCGGCCGTATGGGTGCAACTTTTGCGACAGAGCTTTTGCAGATGGCGGGACCTTGAGGAAGCACGAGAGGATCCACACTGGTGAGAAACCTTATGTTTGTTTAGTTTGCATGCGCGCTTTTAATCAAAGAGTCGTTTTAAGAGATCATGTTAAGTCTCATCATACTAATGTCGATCATAAGTACGCCGGGACTAGTAAGCCTTATCACTGCAAaatttgcaataatttattcgCAACTTCCGAGGAAATTCATAAAGATATTGTTAAACATTGCGATGAAGACACTCAACGAAGGAGAAAACCTCCTGCTGGCCCGAGGAAGTACAAAAAAAGAACTTTTAAATCTGAAAAAgacgaaaattataattctatGGAAGAGAAAGAACAATTTAAAGGCGAGAAGAAAAAGCGCGGGAGGAAGAGCAAGTTGGAGATGCAATTGCTGACCGAGGATTggaaaaatactgttttttcTAAAGAAGAAACTACTTCTGagaataatcataaatttagAATCTTTCCTGGGGGAGAAATTAACAGGCCGAGGACTAAAAATGTCAGCAGGCCGGTTAATGATAACTTTAGATTTGTTCCTGCGAGATTTCCGGACCCGAAGGAAGAGTTTGAAGAAATTTCGGCTGCTGTTGAGTCTATCAAAGTTAAAATGGAGGCTTTTGATCGGTCTGATATTCAAGAGGATTTTGGAAGAAGAACGCGAAGAAAAGTCAaggaagaaatttattaa